The Devosia sp. MC521 genome has a segment encoding these proteins:
- the ugpC gene encoding sn-glycerol-3-phosphate ABC transporter ATP-binding protein UgpC, translating to MGAVTIRNVRKAYGAVEVLHGVSIDIEDGEFVILVGPSGCGKSTLLRMIAGLEDITGGDIEIGGQLVNDLEPKDRDIAMVFQSYALYPHMTVEENMAFSLKLGRVPKDEIRRRVLNAAQILGLQDYLERYPRHLSGGQRQRVAMGRAIVRNPKVFLFDEPLSNLDAKLRVQMRSEIKLNHQRLKTTTIYVTHDQIEAMTMANRIVVMHSGNIEQIGTPLELYDRPANLFVASFIGSPAMNIISGALDGTSFIFPDGKRVDLGALPSGVVNGPISLGVRPEHFTLDPQGVQAEVVLIEPTGSETQVTLRLGGKDIVGVFRERIEAQPGQSIGISFQRELAHLFAAEDGRRIER from the coding sequence ATGGGTGCCGTAACGATCCGCAATGTTCGCAAGGCCTATGGCGCAGTCGAGGTGCTGCACGGCGTTTCCATCGATATTGAGGATGGCGAATTCGTCATTCTCGTCGGCCCGTCGGGGTGCGGAAAGTCGACACTGCTGCGCATGATTGCCGGGCTGGAAGACATCACTGGCGGCGACATTGAGATCGGCGGACAGCTGGTCAACGATCTGGAGCCCAAAGATCGCGATATCGCCATGGTGTTTCAGTCCTACGCGCTTTACCCGCATATGACGGTCGAGGAGAACATGGCGTTCTCGCTCAAACTGGGCCGTGTCCCCAAAGATGAAATCCGCCGTCGCGTGCTCAATGCCGCGCAGATTTTAGGGCTCCAAGATTATCTCGAGCGCTATCCGCGACACTTGTCAGGTGGGCAGCGCCAGCGCGTTGCGATGGGCCGGGCGATTGTCCGAAACCCCAAGGTTTTTCTATTCGACGAGCCTTTAAGCAATCTCGATGCAAAGCTGCGCGTGCAGATGCGCAGCGAGATCAAGCTGAACCATCAGCGCCTTAAGACCACTACCATCTATGTGACGCATGATCAGATTGAAGCCATGACCATGGCCAATCGGATTGTGGTCATGCATTCGGGCAATATCGAGCAGATCGGCACGCCACTGGAGCTCTATGATCGTCCGGCAAACCTGTTCGTCGCCAGCTTCATTGGCTCACCCGCCATGAACATAATTTCGGGCGCGTTGGATGGCACCAGTTTCATCTTCCCGGACGGCAAAAGAGTTGACCTCGGTGCCTTGCCGAGTGGCGTGGTAAATGGACCAATCAGCCTTGGTGTTCGACCCGAGCATTTTACCCTCGATCCCCAAGGGGTTCAGGCCGAGGTCGTGCTCATTGAGCCGACTGGATCGGAAACGCAGGTGACGCTGCGCCTCGGGGGCAAGGATATTGTCGGGGTGTTCCGCGAGCGCATCGAGGCGCAACCCGGCCAGTCCATTGGTATCAGTTTCCAGCGTGAGCTGGCGCATCTGTTTGCGGCTGAAGACGGCCGCCGTATTGAACGCTAG
- a CDS encoding extracellular solute-binding protein, with amino-acid sequence MTFKKINRRDVLKNGGAAGLGLWAASNGMPLLAQEAEQALPEGAAGKLTVIHRTEYFEAAQNLFRDTVTKFATTNGAQLDISTTNPESFGDFLGKMSAAVRAGNPPDLAYTSTISVPQMQLLGLLEDVTDVVEEATKRYGNVMPGINAEQNGKVDGRWAAVPFIANSTGTFFRNDKLLEKGIDWRTLDTWGKRRDAALAISDPANGFYGWGLTVNQSGDGWGVASAILNAFNGHFTDATGTKVEFDNPNTVAAFEFVRETYDRNGKYAAMLPPGVESWGDISNNEAYLAGSVGYTANAFSLYAAAKRDNNPVFPNTVLLRQPNGNDGGSRDGGAVGGWLTIFKGAPNVDLAKQLALDLLDPANFTQMSSVAGGLFMPAYENLWTPELIASDPNFEIIKSQVSVKDPYIGASWPAQPAAQIDAIRAQGVLEQAMSNVISGRMTSQEAVTDGHNKIVQIFEEGGIL; translated from the coding sequence ATGACTTTTAAGAAGATCAATCGCCGTGACGTGCTAAAAAATGGTGGTGCTGCAGGCCTAGGCCTATGGGCAGCAAGCAATGGTATGCCGCTGCTGGCGCAGGAAGCTGAGCAAGCTCTGCCGGAAGGCGCAGCAGGCAAGCTCACCGTTATTCACCGCACAGAATACTTCGAAGCGGCCCAAAACCTTTTCCGCGACACCGTGACAAAATTTGCCACCACCAACGGTGCCCAACTCGACATTTCAACCACAAATCCGGAGTCTTTCGGCGACTTCTTAGGCAAAATGTCGGCCGCCGTACGTGCTGGAAACCCGCCAGATCTGGCTTACACCAGCACGATCTCGGTGCCTCAAATGCAGCTTCTGGGGCTGCTCGAAGACGTCACCGACGTGGTGGAAGAAGCCACAAAACGCTACGGCAATGTTATGCCGGGGATCAACGCAGAGCAGAACGGCAAGGTCGACGGCCGCTGGGCTGCGGTCCCGTTCATCGCCAATTCAACGGGCACCTTCTTCCGCAACGATAAATTGCTCGAAAAGGGCATTGATTGGCGCACGCTGGACACGTGGGGGAAGCGCCGCGACGCGGCTCTGGCCATCTCCGATCCGGCCAATGGCTTTTATGGTTGGGGCCTGACCGTCAACCAGTCCGGCGACGGCTGGGGCGTTGCCTCGGCAATTCTCAATGCCTTCAACGGCCACTTCACCGACGCCACTGGCACTAAGGTTGAATTCGACAACCCGAACACCGTGGCTGCGTTCGAGTTCGTCCGCGAAACCTATGATCGCAACGGCAAATATGCGGCCATGTTGCCGCCGGGCGTAGAAAGCTGGGGCGATATTTCCAACAACGAAGCCTATCTGGCGGGCAGTGTTGGCTATACCGCAAACGCCTTCTCGCTCTATGCGGCCGCCAAGCGCGACAACAATCCGGTGTTCCCCAACACGGTTCTTCTCCGTCAGCCCAATGGCAACGATGGCGGTAGCCGTGATGGCGGCGCAGTGGGCGGGTGGCTCACCATCTTCAAGGGCGCGCCCAATGTCGATTTGGCCAAGCAGCTTGCATTGGACCTGCTCGACCCGGCCAATTTCACGCAAATGTCTTCCGTCGCAGGCGGCCTCTTCATGCCAGCCTATGAAAACCTTTGGACACCAGAACTTATTGCCTCTGACCCGAACTTTGAGATCATCAAGAGCCAGGTCAGCGTCAAGGATCCATACATCGGCGCATCTTGGCCAGCCCAACCTGCCGCACAGATCGACGCGATCCGTGCTCAGGGCGTGCTCGAACAAGCCATGAGCAATGTCATCTCCGGCCGTATGACCTCGCAAGAAGCCGTGACTGACGGACACAACAAGATCGTCCAGATCTTCGAAGAAGGCGGCATCCTTTAA
- a CDS encoding ABC transporter permease subunit, giving the protein MDDRMSLTTQLPRPKLTSKKQLEGLLGRDWKVGYAFILPLVIIMALLIFWPFVSAIFISTTSLNFLTGETTQVGVRNYQRLWSSSDFLQAMQNTIQFTFWSLSLKFVIGMTVALILNSRLPFRALLSGIMLLPWIVPEIVTALAWKSIYDPMFGGLNPILQGVGVIDRPLGWLSDPTMAMGSIISVNVWKGIPFFVLLLLAGLKAVDREQIEAAQVDGANAVQRFRSVTLPSLRYVVVVTLLLSFISTFNQFGLPFLMTQGGPGGATKLYSILAYEKALGSLQYGPGIAIAFSVAPLMAILIWLLARFMRHDDKRDGASAKRSGTGHSVMKIAARVFTGFIDLIFLPINLAFAGIEWLIRRVRVATGRSPVQPIFRKSARSNAGPIARVIVLLPLLAFVLFPFYWIITTSLKSTAQISERRSIFWPEPATLEQYRSLVGDTPFLTWLLNSVFVAAVSTVISVALASLAAYALSRLRFRGAGLLTTLLLITYLLPGTLLFIPLYQTLTTIGVINSHIALIITYPTFLLPFATWVLMGYFRSIPVELEEAARIDGASRLYIFWRITLPLAAPAILSVTLFAFTNAWNEFLFAFVFITSESLRTLPIGLQSLVVGDILPWGKLMAASLLTAVPVAILYVYAQRFLSEGLTVGAVKG; this is encoded by the coding sequence ATGGACGACCGTATGAGCCTGACCACACAATTGCCCCGACCAAAGCTGACCAGCAAGAAGCAGCTCGAAGGGCTCTTGGGGCGTGACTGGAAGGTTGGTTACGCCTTCATCCTTCCACTCGTGATCATCATGGCCTTGCTCATATTCTGGCCATTTGTCAGCGCCATCTTCATCAGCACCACTTCGCTTAACTTTCTAACCGGTGAGACAACCCAGGTTGGCGTGCGCAATTACCAGCGCCTGTGGAGCAGCAGCGATTTTCTGCAGGCGATGCAGAACACCATCCAATTCACCTTCTGGTCGCTCAGCCTGAAATTCGTCATCGGCATGACCGTGGCGCTTATCCTCAATAGCCGCCTGCCCTTCCGCGCACTGCTCAGCGGCATCATGCTGCTGCCGTGGATTGTTCCAGAGATCGTCACCGCACTCGCCTGGAAAAGCATTTATGATCCGATGTTCGGCGGGCTTAATCCGATCCTGCAAGGGGTTGGCGTAATCGACCGGCCACTGGGTTGGCTGTCGGATCCGACCATGGCCATGGGCAGCATTATTTCGGTCAATGTGTGGAAGGGTATTCCCTTCTTTGTCCTCTTGCTCTTAGCCGGGCTGAAGGCGGTCGACCGCGAGCAGATTGAGGCCGCCCAGGTCGATGGTGCCAATGCTGTCCAAAGGTTCCGTAGCGTCACCCTGCCCAGCCTTCGCTATGTCGTCGTCGTAACGCTGCTCTTGTCCTTTATCTCGACCTTCAATCAGTTTGGCCTGCCCTTCCTGATGACCCAGGGGGGACCGGGCGGCGCGACAAAGCTCTATTCGATCCTCGCCTATGAGAAAGCTTTGGGCTCGCTCCAATATGGCCCCGGCATCGCCATAGCCTTCAGTGTTGCGCCCTTGATGGCGATCCTGATTTGGCTCTTGGCGCGGTTCATGCGCCACGACGATAAGCGCGATGGCGCCTCGGCAAAGCGCAGCGGCACCGGTCACAGTGTCATGAAAATTGCAGCGCGGGTGTTCACCGGCTTCATCGATCTGATCTTCCTGCCGATCAATCTGGCCTTTGCCGGTATCGAATGGTTGATCCGCCGGGTGCGCGTCGCGACGGGCCGCTCACCCGTCCAGCCGATTTTCCGGAAATCGGCGCGCTCCAATGCGGGGCCCATAGCGCGGGTGATCGTCCTCTTGCCGCTCCTCGCCTTTGTGCTCTTTCCCTTTTATTGGATCATCACCACCTCGCTCAAATCCACGGCGCAAATCAGCGAGCGTCGGTCGATCTTTTGGCCAGAGCCAGCGACCTTGGAGCAATATCGCTCACTCGTCGGCGACACGCCCTTCCTGACCTGGCTGCTGAACTCGGTCTTCGTTGCCGCTGTCAGCACGGTGATTTCGGTCGCGCTAGCGTCCCTTGCCGCCTATGCCCTCTCACGGCTGCGCTTCCGCGGCGCAGGGCTTCTGACAACGCTGCTGCTGATCACCTACCTTTTGCCCGGCACGCTTCTGTTCATCCCGCTGTATCAGACACTCACCACCATTGGCGTGATCAATTCACACATCGCGCTCATTATTACTTACCCTACCTTCCTTTTGCCCTTCGCGACTTGGGTATTAATGGGTTACTTTCGGTCCATCCCGGTCGAACTGGAAGAAGCGGCCCGTATTGATGGTGCAAGTCGTCTCTATATCTTCTGGCGCATTACGCTTCCTCTGGCAGCTCCGGCGATCCTTTCCGTCACCTTGTTTGCGTTCACCAACGCTTGGAACGAGTTTCTCTTTGCCTTCGTCTTCATCACCAGTGAATCTCTGCGCACGCTTCCCATCGGCCTGCAGTCGCTTGTGGTGGGCGATATTCTCCCTTGGGGTAAGCTGATGGCAGCATCCTTATTGACCGCCGTGCCGGTCGCAATTCTCTACGTCTATGCGCAACGCTTCTTGTCCGAAGGCCTCACCGTCGGGGCTGTTAAAGGATGA